In Hemicordylus capensis ecotype Gifberg chromosome 3, rHemCap1.1.pri, whole genome shotgun sequence, one DNA window encodes the following:
- the CCDC90B gene encoding coiled-coil domain-containing protein 90B, mitochondrial, translated as MLGRSALSVRLLVRGSNGFSMPQRGFAATTPVKSYDVRRVEITPLEQRKLTFDTHSLVKDLETHGFGKEQAQTIVSALTALSSNSLDTVYKDMVTQAQQEITLQQIMSHLDSIRKDMVILEKSEFANLRAENEKMKIELDQVKQQLMNETSRIRADNKLDINLERSRVTDMFTDQEKKLMEATTEFHKKDSGTNSSVTEISNKIDAEIAALKTLMESNKLDTIRYLAASVFTCLAIALGFYRFWK; from the exons ATGTTGGGTCGTAGTGCGTTAAGTGTCAGGCTCTTGGTCCGGGGGAGCAATGGATTCTCCATGCCGCAGAGAG gttttgctgccaccaccccagtGAAGTCATATGATGTAAGAAGAGTTGAAATAACCCCGTTGGAGCAAAGGAAACTCACTTTTGACACCCACAGCTTAGTAAAAGACTTGGAGACTCATG GCTTTGGGAAGGAGCAGGCCCAAACCATTGTGTCCGCCTTAACGGCCTTGTCCAGCAACAGCCTGGATACCGTCTACAAGGATATGGTGACCCAGGCCCAGCAG GAAATAACTTTGCAGCAGATCATGTCTCATTTGGACTCCATCCGGAAGGACATGGTCATCCTCGAGAAGAGCGAGTTTGCCAACCTGAGAGCGGAGAATGAG AAAATGAAAATTGAATTGGATCAAGTTAAACAGCAGCTAATG aATGAAACAAGTAGGATCCGAGCTGATAACAAGCTGGACATCAACTTGGAGAGAAGTAGGGTGACAGACATG ttCACAGATCAAGAGAAAAAGCTCATGGAAGCCACAACAGAATTTCATAAAAAG GATTCCGGCACCAACAGCTCCGTGACGGAGATCAGCAATAAAATCGACGCTGAAATAGCTGCTCTGAAAACACTCATGGAATCAAATAAACTGGACACAATACGTTATTTGGCAG CCTCAGTTTTCACTTGCCTCGCGATTGCCCTGGGATTTTATCGGTTCTGGAAATAA